The Syntrophobotulus glycolicus DSM 8271 DNA window CGCCGAAGAAAACGGAAGACCGAAACTTATGCCCAAAAAATGTGTCGGATGTCAGCTTTGTACCTTTGTATGTCCGGCCGGAGCAATTTCTTCCAGTACAAGAGTGAACGCTTAAGTCTGTTTAAATAAGCCTGTTTGAAAAGTCTGTTAAAAATTCTGTTAAAAGTCTGTTTAAAATAGAACTGCAAGGAAGCAGGGGATAAATTTTCACTCACATTATGGGTAAGAATTTTATCACCCTTTTTTGTTGAGGAGGCCTGTTATGAATGCGCCAGAAATTCAAATTAAAAATGTAAGCATGATCTATCCGGTCAAAAACGGAGAAGAGGTCATTGCCCTCAATGATGTCAGTCTAGACATTCAGGAAGGAGAATTCATTTCTTTGCTTGGACCTTCGGGCTGCGGAAAAACGACATTGTTAAGGATTATTGCCGATTTGCTTCATCCGACAGCCGGCAGTGTATCAATCAGAGGTCAATCGCCCAGAGACATCAGATTGCAGCAAAAATACGGAATCGTCTTTCAAAGCCCGGTTCTTTATGATTGGAGAACGGTCAGGAGAAATATTTGCATGCCGATGGAGATTATGGGGATTCCCAGAAAAGAGCGCACAGCCAGGATCAATCAAATGCTGGACCTCGTCGGACTGCAGGATTTCGGTTATAAATACCCATTTGAACTGAGCGGGGGAATGCAGCAGAGAGTAGGAATATGCAGGGCCTT harbors:
- a CDS encoding ABC transporter ATP-binding protein, with protein sequence MNAPEIQIKNVSMIYPVKNGEEVIALNDVSLDIQEGEFISLLGPSGCGKTTLLRIIADLLHPTAGSVSIRGQSPRDIRLQQKYGIVFQSPVLYDWRTVRRNICMPMEIMGIPRKERTARINQMLDLVGLQDFGYKYPFELSGGMQQRVGICRALALNPEFLLMDEPFSALDEFTREKLNEDLLGIWSKTRKTVIFVTHNIVESVFLSDRVVVLSPHPGRLSAIVNIDLPRPRENSIRETPEFFKYVAEIRRSFEGV